A single genomic interval of Adhaeribacter pallidiroseus harbors:
- a CDS encoding TonB-dependent receptor domain-containing protein, with protein sequence MKKRLFLLPFLTLVLGAQLATGQNPTGQPSSNRAPGNSGPVGSLAPKGNSKISGMVLDAANQQPVSFATVTLNDPASGKALDGALADDKGKFTISNIGSGTYQVVITFIGYQTRTLNEVRVSGGDVNLGEIKINTSTQTLKEVTIEAQRAMIEEKVDRTVYNAENDQTNRGGDATDVLRKVPMLSVDLDGNVSMRGSQNIKVLINNKPSTIAASSVSDALKQIPADMIKSVEVITSPSARYDAEGSAGIINIVTKKNNLSGFSLNLDGSAGLRGSNLGLRGSYRKGKMGFSLGGFGRAQYNVKGDFNNQQTSIFNDAATGTEFRNTTEQSSSTRNRNMFGRYTLGWDYDINKTNFLAASVMFGVRNGRQFQDFLRTNTFRNSTPFSSILEDSETKDNSNNVDVSLNYTHTFAKPQQELNILTLFSRNNRMNDFVRDSLNQDNNDILHRLRNDNSSFNQESTIQIDYQNPIGKMQLVEFGGKVINRKVTSDYDSYEADGENSPFVPLLNQRFANVFDYNQNISGGYTSYTLTTAKNYSLKAGARYEYTTIDAKFKTGTNGEQNIPSYGSLVPSVNLSKKLKSGNTLKVAYNRRIQRPSLQYLNPNVQSANARNITVGNPDLRPEFTNNFELGYNTYIKSTFLTFSTFFRNTNNSIQSVREPIRPGSDTIRTTFANIGQEDAYGFGVFGNVNLSNKLSLNGGTDVYYSVLDNNISDPRLAASNQGWVASVRAMGSYNFAKDWGLQLFGFYRGRQVQLQGYQGGFGIYSLSIKKDLKDKRGSIGIGAENFFTSSIKMNSKSESPTFYQRSTNTMYNTSVKVNFSYRIGKMSMDDQPRRRRKSVTNDDLKEGGEGGGGGQEGGGAPAGAGNGGGQAPRGGGGPGQRPGGGQVPGAGGRPVGPGQQTPGGAPYQQNPANTPGTITPGQAPGTSPALTQPGVVPTDSTNQVPAINPTQPADSLRPAVPADSVRPATAPTDPLRQVPVNTPAALPSTTKQPAKPE encoded by the coding sequence ATGAAAAAACGTTTATTCCTTTTGCCTTTTTTAACCCTGGTGCTTGGAGCCCAGTTGGCGACGGGACAGAATCCGACTGGTCAGCCCAGTTCTAACCGGGCACCCGGTAATTCAGGGCCGGTTGGTTCCCTGGCTCCCAAAGGTAACAGCAAAATTTCAGGCATGGTGCTGGATGCCGCCAACCAGCAGCCGGTGAGTTTTGCTACCGTAACTTTAAACGATCCGGCATCGGGCAAAGCTTTAGACGGAGCATTGGCCGATGATAAAGGTAAATTTACGATTTCAAACATTGGCAGCGGCACCTACCAGGTGGTAATCACCTTTATTGGTTACCAAACCCGCACCCTCAACGAGGTGCGCGTGAGTGGAGGTGATGTGAACCTCGGGGAAATTAAAATTAATACCAGCACCCAAACCCTGAAAGAAGTAACCATTGAGGCGCAGCGGGCCATGATCGAAGAAAAAGTTGACCGCACCGTGTACAACGCCGAAAACGACCAGACTAACCGGGGGGGCGATGCGACCGATGTACTGCGCAAAGTGCCCATGCTTTCCGTAGATTTAGACGGCAACGTATCCATGCGGGGCAGCCAGAATATTAAAGTATTAATTAACAACAAACCTTCTACCATTGCGGCCAGCAGTGTTTCCGATGCTTTAAAGCAAATACCAGCCGATATGATTAAGTCGGTGGAGGTCATTACATCGCCCTCGGCCCGCTACGATGCCGAAGGATCCGCGGGGATAATTAACATTGTCACTAAAAAGAATAACTTATCGGGCTTTTCTTTAAATTTAGATGGCAGCGCCGGCTTGCGGGGCTCTAATTTGGGTTTACGCGGCTCGTACCGCAAAGGTAAAATGGGCTTTTCGCTGGGCGGCTTTGGCCGGGCCCAGTATAACGTAAAAGGCGACTTTAATAACCAGCAAACCAGTATTTTTAACGATGCTGCTACGGGCACTGAATTCCGGAATACAACGGAGCAAAGTTCATCTACCCGCAACCGCAACATGTTCGGCCGCTATACTTTAGGCTGGGATTACGACATCAACAAAACTAACTTTTTAGCGGCCTCGGTAATGTTTGGGGTACGCAATGGCCGGCAATTTCAGGATTTCCTGCGGACCAATACTTTCCGGAACAGCACGCCTTTCAGCAGTATTCTGGAAGACAGCGAAACCAAAGATAATTCCAACAACGTGGATGTTAGTTTAAATTACACCCACACGTTTGCCAAACCGCAGCAGGAATTAAATATTCTAACCTTATTTAGCCGCAATAACCGCATGAACGACTTTGTCCGGGATTCCTTGAATCAGGATAACAACGACATTCTGCATCGTTTACGCAACGATAACTCCAGCTTTAATCAGGAATCTACCATCCAAATCGATTACCAGAACCCAATTGGGAAAATGCAGCTGGTGGAGTTTGGCGGAAAAGTAATTAACCGGAAAGTTACCAGCGACTATGATTCGTACGAAGCCGATGGCGAAAATAGTCCGTTTGTGCCTTTATTAAACCAGCGGTTCGCCAACGTTTTTGATTATAACCAGAACATTTCGGGAGGATATACTTCTTATACTTTAACTACAGCCAAAAATTACAGCTTAAAAGCCGGCGCCCGCTACGAGTATACCACCATCGATGCGAAGTTTAAAACCGGTACCAACGGAGAACAAAACATTCCGTCGTACGGGAGTTTGGTGCCGAGTGTAAACTTGTCGAAGAAGTTGAAAAGCGGCAATACCCTGAAGGTGGCCTATAACCGCCGTATTCAGCGGCCATCGTTGCAATATTTAAACCCGAACGTACAAAGCGCTAACGCCCGTAACATTACGGTAGGTAACCCGGATTTACGGCCCGAGTTTACCAATAACTTTGAACTAGGTTATAACACCTACATTAAAAGCACATTTTTAACTTTTTCTACTTTTTTCCGCAATACTAATAATTCTATCCAGAGCGTGCGGGAACCTATTCGGCCGGGTTCCGATACCATCCGAACTACTTTTGCCAACATTGGTCAGGAAGATGCCTACGGTTTTGGCGTGTTTGGTAACGTAAATTTGTCGAATAAACTTTCTTTAAACGGCGGTACGGATGTGTATTATTCTGTTTTGGATAACAACATCTCCGATCCCCGGCTGGCAGCCAGTAACCAAGGTTGGGTAGCTAGTGTACGGGCCATGGGTTCTTATAATTTCGCGAAAGACTGGGGCCTGCAATTATTTGGTTTTTACCGCGGGCGCCAGGTACAATTGCAAGGATATCAGGGTGGTTTCGGAATTTACTCTTTAAGTATTAAAAAAGACCTGAAAGATAAACGCGGCAGCATTGGTATCGGGGCCGAAAACTTCTTTACCAGTTCTATTAAAATGAACAGCAAATCAGAATCTCCTACTTTTTATCAGCGCAGTACCAATACCATGTACAACACCAGCGTAAAAGTAAACTTCAGCTACCGCATTGGTAAAATGAGCATGGATGACCAGCCGCGTCGCCGGCGTAAATCCGTAACCAACGACGATTTAAAAGAAGGTGGTGAAGGTGGCGGTGGCGGCCAGGAAGGCGGCGGAGCACCAGCCGGTGCCGGTAATGGCGGCGGACAGGCACCTCGTGGTGGAGGCGGTCCCGGCCAGCGGCCAGGTGGCGGCCAGGTTCCCGGTGCCGGCGGACGGCCAGTGGGTCCGGGGCAGCAAACTCCCGGAGGAGCTCCTTATCAGCAAAACCCAGCAAATACTCCGGGAACAATAACTCCCGGGCAAGCACCCGGAACTAGTCCTGCGCTAACGCAGCCCGGAGTTGTACCTACTGATTCTACAAACCAGGTGCCGGCAATAAACCCAACGCAACCCGCTGATTCGCTGCGGCCAGCGGTACCCGCTGATTCGGTACGGCCCGCTACGGCACCTACCGATCCGTTGCGGCAAGTGCCGGTGAATACTCCGGCCGCCTTACCCAGTACCACCAAACAGCCGGCAAAACCAGAATAG
- a CDS encoding LbetaH domain-containing protein produces MIAINQYIKDFSILFKTLPEVKPWDLTKDLPAILLNMIAELDSDYAIKDNIAIHKTAVIERSAVIKAPAVIGENCFVGGNAYLRGGVYLASSVTVGTSCEIKSSIICANSAIAHFNFIGDSIIGHQVNFEAGSITANHHNDRSDKRIFVFYNASVLETDSQKFGSLVGDYSKIGANAVLSPGTLLLPNTIVRRLELVEQVL; encoded by the coding sequence ATGATTGCCATCAACCAGTACATTAAAGATTTTTCAATTTTATTTAAAACCTTACCCGAGGTTAAACCGTGGGATTTAACTAAAGATTTACCTGCTATCCTCCTGAACATGATAGCGGAATTAGATTCAGATTACGCAATAAAAGATAACATTGCTATTCATAAAACAGCCGTAATAGAAAGGAGTGCCGTCATTAAAGCGCCCGCGGTTATTGGCGAAAATTGCTTTGTGGGCGGAAATGCTTACCTCCGGGGTGGTGTTTATTTAGCTTCGTCGGTAACGGTGGGCACCAGTTGCGAAATAAAATCCAGTATCATCTGTGCCAACAGCGCCATTGCGCATTTTAACTTTATCGGCGATAGTATTATTGGGCACCAGGTAAACTTCGAAGCCGGTTCTATCACCGCCAACCACCACAACGACCGGTCGGATAAACGTATTTTTGTTTTTTATAACGCTAGTGTTCTGGAAACAGATAGTCAAAAGTTTGGCTCCCTGGTAGGCGATTATTCTAAGATCGGGGCGAACGCGGTATTGTCGCCCGGAACCCTGTTGCTGCCCAATACCATTGTTAGAAGACTGGAGTTAGTGGAGCAGGTGCTTTAA
- a CDS encoding N-acetyltransferase has translation MAHYQIKPAADLQAPEIETILKHWAIAGWEDLGEKEFKANFAFSEFHLLTDENFKILAVARLNFAFKIKVADQVYEIAELVGLVAMQKRCGYGRKLMQELITNVKTRKVEVIGFCVKENRPFYQQLQIPILRNQAKQLREPAGEQWLVPEDDDLLAVNLSASHTFLFKSLNFKKLGFLLFS, from the coding sequence ATGGCTCATTACCAGATAAAACCCGCCGCAGATTTACAAGCCCCGGAAATCGAAACTATTCTGAAGCATTGGGCAATAGCCGGTTGGGAAGACTTGGGCGAAAAAGAGTTTAAAGCAAATTTTGCATTCTCGGAGTTTCACTTGCTCACCGATGAAAATTTTAAAATTTTAGCCGTGGCCCGCCTTAACTTTGCTTTTAAAATTAAAGTTGCGGACCAGGTCTACGAAATAGCAGAATTGGTGGGTTTAGTAGCCATGCAAAAACGCTGCGGCTATGGCCGGAAATTAATGCAGGAGCTTATCACTAATGTAAAAACCAGGAAGGTGGAGGTAATTGGATTTTGCGTGAAAGAAAACCGGCCTTTTTACCAGCAGTTGCAAATTCCAATCTTGAGAAATCAGGCTAAGCAACTGCGCGAACCAGCCGGTGAACAATGGCTGGTTCCGGAAGATGACGACTTGTTAGCTGTAAACTTGTCCGCAAGCCATACTTTTCTGTTTAAAAGCTTAAATTTTAAAAAGTTGGGGTTTTTGCTATTTTCCTAA
- a CDS encoding SdiA-regulated domain-containing protein, giving the protein MKKVLVNTLFLLIFLSLVNCENASKADGKQEKNKKKKSKKEAVAGSASVEILNKWNMPGVLQEVSGIAYLGPNRFACVQDESGIVFIYNTATKEIEDEVDFASSGDYEGIAVVGKAAYVARSDGKLFEIPDLLGNASLPVKTYTTALTAEQNVEGLCYDKKQNRLLLAIKGSEPNSTDYKGIYAFDLASKKLNPEPVYRIDLRDPAFASVSAKKANAVMQPSEINVHPETGDIYITEATQPKLLILDNTGKIKTLLLLSSSEFSQPEGITFSPAGDLFISNEGKKKPGNILQVKIPQL; this is encoded by the coding sequence ATGAAAAAGGTACTTGTGAATACGCTATTTCTGCTAATTTTTTTGAGTCTCGTTAATTGTGAAAATGCATCGAAGGCTGACGGCAAACAGGAAAAGAACAAAAAGAAAAAATCTAAAAAAGAAGCAGTAGCGGGCAGCGCTTCCGTAGAAATTTTAAATAAATGGAACATGCCCGGTGTGCTTCAGGAAGTTTCGGGGATTGCTTACCTGGGCCCAAACCGCTTTGCTTGCGTGCAAGACGAATCCGGGATCGTGTTTATTTACAATACCGCCACCAAAGAAATAGAAGATGAAGTAGACTTTGCCAGTTCCGGCGATTACGAAGGCATTGCGGTAGTTGGTAAAGCCGCCTACGTCGCCCGCAGCGACGGCAAATTATTTGAAATACCCGATTTGCTGGGTAATGCTTCGTTGCCCGTAAAAACCTATACCACTGCCTTAACCGCGGAACAAAACGTAGAAGGTTTATGCTACGATAAAAAACAAAACCGCTTGCTGTTAGCCATTAAAGGCAGCGAACCTAATAGCACCGATTACAAAGGAATTTACGCTTTTGATTTAGCCAGCAAAAAATTAAATCCAGAGCCCGTTTACCGGATTGATTTGCGCGATCCTGCTTTCGCAAGCGTTTCGGCCAAAAAAGCAAACGCCGTGATGCAACCTTCCGAAATAAACGTACACCCAGAAACCGGCGATATTTACATTACCGAAGCCACCCAACCCAAGTTACTAATTCTGGATAATACCGGTAAAATTAAAACTTTACTCCTTTTAAGTTCCAGTGAGTTTTCGCAGCCCGAAGGCATTACCTTTAGTCCGGCCGGCGATTTATTTATTTCGAACGAAGGCAAGAAAAAACCCGGTAATATTTTGCAGGTAAAAATTCCGCAGCTGTAA